A genomic segment from Clarias gariepinus isolate MV-2021 ecotype Netherlands chromosome 11, CGAR_prim_01v2, whole genome shotgun sequence encodes:
- the LOC128533644 gene encoding olfactory receptor 142-like, whose product MDNSTHFTTIILTGYLEVGQNIYIYFVLSIVLYITIILANSLLIGIICVERSLHEPMYTFLCCLSLNELYGSAAFFPFILTNILTASHEVKIASCYGQIFCLYTYASVEFGSLAVMAYDRYMAICYPLLYSTIMTCNKVCILIVLIWVLSFLKFTINIFLSLRLELCGNVIEKVWCDNYLLVKLACSDTNANNIYGIIGGIITIIFPLLLILYSYMKILRVCLTSSVETPKKSLSTCAPHLVSLLNFSLGCSFEIFSSRFDKIHMPPLLRVIISIYFIICPPLLNPIMYGMRLSKIKAAFQKHLYLK is encoded by the coding sequence ATGGATAACTCAACACATTTTACCACTATTATATTGACTGGCTACTTAGAAGTAGGACAGAATatctacatttattttgttctttcaaTTGTATTGTACATAACGATCATATTAGCAAATTCATTACTTATTGGTATTATTTGTGTTGAGAGATCCCTACATGAACCCATGTATACTTTTCTGTGTTGTTTGTCACTTAATGAATTATATGGCAGTGCTgcatttttcccttttattttaaccaatatATTAACTGCATCTCATGAAGTTAAAATTGCCTCTTGTTATGGACAGATATTTTGTTTGTACACATATGCTTCTGTGGAATTTGGAAGTTTAGCAGTGATGGCTTATGACAGGTATATGGCTATATGTTATCCTTtactatacagtactataatgACTTGTAATAAGGTATGCATACTGATTGTACTGATTTGGGTTTTATCCTTTTTAAAGTTTacgataaacatttttttaagtttgcgtTTAGAGTTATGTGGAAATGTAATAGAGAAAGTCTGGTGTGACAATTATCTTCTTGTGAAACTTGCTTGCTCTGACACTAATGCAAATAACATTTATGGTATAATTGGTGGCATAATCACAATAATTTTTCccttattgcttattttatattcatacaTGAAGATTTTGAGAGTTTGCTTAACATCCTCTGTAGAGACTCCCAAAAAGTCCCTGAGCACCTGTGCACCACACCTTGTGTCACTCCTAAATTTCTCTCTTGGCTGTTCATTTGAGATTTTTTCAAGTCGATTTGATAAGATACACATGCCGCCTTTGTTGCGTGTGATAATTTCGATATATTTTATTATCTGTCCGCCCCTTCTAAATCCTATTATGTATGGTATGAGGTTGTCTAAGATAAAGGCagcttttcaaaaacatttatatttgaaGTAG